The proteins below are encoded in one region of Cololabis saira isolate AMF1-May2022 chromosome 13, fColSai1.1, whole genome shotgun sequence:
- the rangrf gene encoding ran guanine nucleotide release factor translates to MQSPAGSGRPLFGGALSAVIPQHATDISELREIPDNQEVFAHSHTDQSLVVELVEYQHQVADQHAARYHFDDLAGSNQAAAAGCCEVAGVAALPGAELSLAQCSCAWTCTGTQRVSKFNEEARNTVVIHLGVFRLPQFSTEVLVTFNDPQSIRPASSSSSAEHTEPWTLQDFQRVLHTLTLHNPGLFG, encoded by the exons ATGCAGAGCCCCGCGGGCAGCGGCCGGCCTCTCTTCGGGGGGGCTCTGTCGGCCGTGATCCCTCAGCACGCCACGGACATCAGCGAGCTGCGGGAGATCCCGGACAACCAGGAGGTGTTCGCCCACTCCCACACCGACCAGAGCCTGGTCGTGGAGCTGGTGGAGTACCAGCACCAGGTGGCCGACCAGCACGCCGCCAG gTACCACTTTGACGACCTGGCGGGCAGCAACCAGGCTGCAGCGGCGGGCTGCTGCGAGGTGGCGGGGGTGGCGGCTCTGCCCGGAGCAGAGCTGTCCCTGGCCCAGTGCAGCTGCGCCTGGACCTGCACGGGCACGCAGCGGGTGTCCAAGTTCAACGAGGAGGCGAGGAACACGGTGGTAATCCACCTGGGCGTGTTCCGCCTTCCGCAGTTCTCCACCGAGGTGCTGGTGACCTTCAACGACCCGCAGAGCATCAGAcccgccagcagcagcagcagcgcggaGCACACGGAGCCGTGGACGCTGCAGGACTTCCAGCGGGTGCTGCACACCCTGACCCTGCACAACCCCGGGCTGTTCGGCTAG